Proteins encoded by one window of Bubalus bubalis isolate 160015118507 breed Murrah chromosome 4, NDDB_SH_1, whole genome shotgun sequence:
- the KCNA5 gene encoding potassium voltage-gated channel subfamily A member 5 translates to MEIALVPLENGGAMTVRGEEEARTTAGQLRCPATTALSDGPKQPAPRRRSGGERGADTGGRPAPPPRQELPQASPRPPEEEEGEGDPALGVAGDQVLGPGSLHHQRVLINISGLRFETQLGTLAQFPNTLLGDPAKRLRYFDPLRNEYFFDRNRPSFDGILYYYQSGGRLRRPVNVSLDVFADEIRFYQLGEEAMERFREDEGFIKEEEKPLPRNEFQRQVWLIFEYPESSGSARAIAIVSVLVILISIITFCLETLPEFRDERELLRHPPVPHQPPGPHRGPNGSGAAAPPSGPTVAPLLPRTLADPFFIVETTCVIWFTFELLVRFFACPSKAEFSRNIMNIIDVVAIFPYFITLGTELVEQQQPGGGGGQNGQQAMSLAILRVIRLVRVFRIFKLSRHSKGLQILGKTLQASMRELGLLIFFLFIGVILFSSAVYFAEADNQETHFSSIPDAFWWAVVTMTTVGYGDMRPVTVGGKIVGSLCAIAGVLTIALPVPVIVSNFNYFYHRETDHEEQAAVKEEQGSQSQGTGPVGGGQRKASWSKGSLCKVAGSLENADGSQRGSCSLEKCNFKAKSNVDLRRSLYALCLDTSRETDL, encoded by the coding sequence ATGGAGATCGCCCTGGTGCCCCTGGAGAACGGCGGTGCCATGACCGTCAGGGGAGAAGAAGAGGCCCGGACCACGGCGGGTCAGCTCCGCTGTCCCGCGACGACCGCGCTCAGCGATGGACCCAAGCAGCCGGCGCCCAGGAGGCGCAGCGGCGGGGAGAGGGGCGCTGACACGGGAGGCCGGCCGGCGCCACCACCGCGCCAGGAGCTGCCCCAGGCTAGCCCGCGGCctccagaggaagaggagggagaaggcgACCCCGCCCTGGGCGTGGCGGGGGACCAGGTGCTGGGCCCGGGGTCCCTCCATCACCAGCGCGTCCTCATCAACATCTCGGGGCTGCGCTTCGAGACGCAGCTGGGCACCCTGGCGCAGTTCCCCAACACGCTCCTGGGGGACCCGGCCAAGCGCCTGCGCTACTTCGACCCGCTGAGGAACGAGTACTTCTTCGACCGCAATCGGCCCAGCTTCGACGGCATCCTCTACTACTACCAGTCGGGGGGCCGGCTTCGCAGGCCAGTCAACGTCTCCCTGGACGTGTTCGCAGACGAGATCCGCTTCTACCAGCTGGGGGAGGAGGCCATGGAGCGCTTCCGTGAGGACGAGGGCTTCatcaaggaggaggagaagcccCTGCCCCGCAACGAGTTCCAGCGCCAGGTGTGGCTGATTTTCGAGTACCCGGAGAGCTCGGGCTCTGCACGGGCCATTGCCATCGTCTCGGTCCTAGTCATCCTCATCTCCATCATCACCTTCTGCTTGGAGACGCTGCCCGAGTTCCGGGATGAACGCGAGCTGCTGCGCCATCCCCCGGTCCCCCACCAGCCCCCGGGACCCCACAGGGGGCCCAATGGCAGCGGGGCCGCAGCGCCCCCTTCTGGCCCCACGGTGGCGCCTCTCCTGCCCAGGACCCTCGCTGACCCCTTCTTCATCGTGGAGACCACGTGTGTCATCTGGTTCACCTTCGAGCTGCTGGTGCGCTTCTTCGCCTGCCCCAGCAAGGCCGAGTTCTCTCGGAACATCATGAACATCATCGACGTGGTGGCCATCTTCCCCTACTTCATCACCCTGGGCACCGAGCTGGTGGAGCAGCAGCagccggggggcgggggtggccagAACGGGCAGCAGGCCATGTCCCTGGCTATCCTCAGAGTGATCCGCCTGGTCCGCGTGTTCCGCATCTTCAAGCTGTCCCGCCACTCCAAGGGGCTACAGATCCTGGGCAAGACACTGCAGGCCTCCATGCGGGAGCTGGGCCTGCTcatcttcttccttttcatcGGGGTCATCCTCTTCTCCAGCGCCGTCTACTTCGCAGAGGCTGACAACCAGGAGACCCATTTCTCCAGCATCCCAGATGCCTTCTGGTGGGCGGTGGTCACCATGACTACAGTGGGCTATGGGGACATGAGGCCCGTCACCGTGGGGGGCAAGATCGTGGGCTCCCTGTGTGCCATCGCCGGGGTCCTTACCATCGCCCTGCCCGTGCCGGTCATTGTCTCCAACTTCAACTACTTCTACCACCGGGAGACGGACCACGAGGAGCAGGCAGCCGTTAAGGAAGAACAGGGCAGTCAGAGCCAGGGGACTGGACCGGTGGGCGGGGGCCAGCGAAAGGCCAGCTGGAGCAAGGGGTCCCTCTGCAAGGTGGCAGGGTCCTTGGAAAATGCGGATGGCTCTCAAAGGGGCAGTTGCTCCCTGGAGAAGTGTAACTTCAAGGCCAAGAGCAATGTGGATTTGCGGAGATCGCTGTATGCCCTCTGCCTGGACACCAGCCGGGAGACGGATTTGTAA